One window of Marinobacterium aestuarii genomic DNA carries:
- a CDS encoding TRAP transporter large permease: MTALLVFSALLCVLLAGVPIFVALAGVGVAVLAIAGESVTAVGDTLFATLNRSVLATIPLFVFMAQVMVRGKVIDDLYQFAHNLIGHVKGGLGVSTVLSCTIFSSISGSSVATALSIGSSAIPQMTKFGYPTRRSLGVVAAGGTLGILIPPSGPMILYSLVTDASIGALFLAGLIPGLLMAAIFSAYCMLSARREASPDFPGFRAVWGATKKAFWAVMMPPFIMGGIYLGVFTATEAAAAGSVYALLVATLVYRSFGWSQLYDATMETMRISMMVFAIIAGAAIFGHAITLIRLPVGISEWVVASGFTPFTFILVVMGIIFVMGMFLESIAIILITTPIFLPALVALDIDLIWYGVLLMVNLELAMITPPVGMNLFVIKGITDEPLSEVIKGAYPYVLMMCLGLALLVAFPWLATALPYAAGYGL, encoded by the coding sequence ATGACCGCCTTGTTGGTATTCAGCGCACTCTTGTGTGTGCTTCTGGCGGGGGTGCCTATTTTTGTCGCCCTCGCGGGTGTCGGGGTGGCGGTGCTGGCGATTGCCGGAGAAAGCGTCACGGCGGTTGGCGATACCCTCTTTGCAACGCTCAACCGGAGCGTGCTGGCAACGATTCCGCTGTTCGTGTTCATGGCGCAGGTCATGGTGCGCGGCAAAGTGATCGATGATCTCTACCAGTTCGCCCATAACCTGATTGGGCATGTGAAGGGTGGACTGGGGGTGTCGACGGTACTGTCCTGCACCATCTTCTCGTCCATCTCCGGCTCCTCGGTGGCCACGGCACTGTCCATCGGCTCCAGCGCCATCCCGCAGATGACCAAGTTCGGCTATCCGACACGGCGCTCGCTGGGCGTGGTGGCGGCGGGGGGGACCCTGGGTATCCTGATTCCGCCATCGGGTCCGATGATCCTCTATTCCCTGGTCACCGATGCCTCCATCGGCGCGCTGTTTCTGGCCGGGCTGATCCCGGGTCTGCTGATGGCGGCTATTTTCTCGGCCTACTGCATGCTCAGTGCGCGGCGCGAGGCATCGCCGGACTTTCCGGGTTTCCGGGCGGTCTGGGGCGCGACCAAAAAGGCCTTCTGGGCCGTCATGATGCCGCCTTTCATCATGGGCGGGATCTATTTGGGGGTGTTTACGGCGACGGAAGCGGCGGCGGCCGGGTCTGTCTATGCGCTGCTGGTGGCCACCCTGGTCTACCGCTCGTTTGGCTGGTCCCAGCTGTATGACGCCACCATGGAGACGATGCGTATCAGCATGATGGTTTTCGCCATCATTGCCGGCGCCGCCATCTTCGGGCATGCCATTACTCTCATCCGCTTGCCGGTGGGTATCTCGGAGTGGGTGGTGGCCTCCGGCTTCACGCCGTTCACCTTCATCCTGGTGGTCATGGGCATCATCTTCGTGATGGGCATGTTTCTGGAGTCGATCGCCATCATCCTGATCACCACGCCGATCTTTCTGCCGGCGCTGGTTGCCCTGGATATCGACCTGATCTGGTACGGCGTGCTGCTGATGGTCAACCTGGAACTGGCAATGATTACGCCCCCGGTGGGCATGAACCTGTTCGTGATCAAGGGCATTACCGACGAACCGCTGTCTGAAGTCATAAAGGGCGCCTATCCCTATGTGCTCATGATGTGTCTCGGGCTGGCGCTGCTGGTCGCATTCCCGTGGTTGGCGACAGCGCTGCCCTATGCTGCGGGTTACGGACTCTGA
- a CDS encoding TRAP transporter small permease: MKAGQDLSLRSQIVTLDRISDALALLPRLGGWISAALILVVLALITYSIALRYFFGTPLEWTEELVGYTVVALVSCGLSDALIRQRHIAIDLLTNQLPQRRQVYVALIGSLATLAVALVWVWSTWETTEFNRAFCLYSNGDLEAPIWITQVPLVIGAGLLVLASLSILIKLMAEVSK; encoded by the coding sequence ATGAAAGCGGGCCAGGACCTTTCGCTGCGAAGCCAGATTGTGACATTGGACCGAATCTCGGATGCACTGGCCCTGCTGCCCCGGCTGGGTGGCTGGATCAGTGCGGCGCTGATTCTGGTGGTTCTGGCTCTGATTACCTACTCGATAGCGCTGCGCTACTTTTTCGGTACGCCGCTGGAGTGGACCGAAGAACTGGTGGGCTACACCGTGGTGGCGCTGGTGTCATGCGGCCTGAGCGACGCGCTTATCAGGCAACGGCATATAGCCATCGACCTGCTGACCAATCAGCTGCCGCAGCGCCGGCAGGTCTATGTGGCCCTGATCGGCTCGCTGGCAACCCTGGCCGTCGCGCTCGTGTGGGTCTGGTCGACATGGGAAACCACAGAGTTCAATCGCGCCTTCTGCCTCTACTCCAACGGTGACCTGGAAGCGCCGATCTGGATCACCCAGGTACCGCTGGTGATCGGGGCCGGTCTGCTGGTGCTCGCCAGCCTGTCAATTCTCATCAAGCTGATGGCGGAGGTGTCAAAATGA
- the hppD gene encoding 4-hydroxyphenylpyruvate dioxygenase, with protein sequence MTDLFENPAGLCGFEFVEFAGPDPEKVAEVFRLLGFTKVARHRSKQVDLYRQGGINFILNREKKSLADYFAQEHGPSACGLGFRVRNAQQAYKYVLDKGAQPLEIPTGPMELRLPAIKGIGGAPVYLIDRFEEGSSIYDIDFEFLDGVDPHPEGCGFYEIDHLTHNVYRGRMAYWADYYTRLFNFREIRYFDIKGEYTGLTSKAMTAPDGKIRIPLNEEASSGTGQIEEFLMQFNGEGIQHIALRCNDLPACVDRLRERGVPLMTAPPETYYEMLEERLPGHGEPVHELQARGILLDGTTGGGTPKLLLQIFSNTLLGPVFFEFIERKQDDGFGEGNFKALFESIERDQIQRGVIKGDN encoded by the coding sequence ATGACTGATCTGTTTGAGAACCCCGCCGGCCTCTGTGGTTTCGAATTTGTCGAGTTTGCCGGGCCCGATCCCGAGAAGGTCGCCGAGGTGTTTCGGCTGCTCGGTTTCACGAAGGTGGCGCGTCACCGCTCCAAGCAGGTGGACCTGTATCGCCAGGGCGGTATCAACTTCATCCTCAACCGGGAGAAGAAAAGCCTGGCCGACTACTTTGCCCAGGAACACGGCCCCTCGGCCTGCGGCCTTGGCTTTCGCGTGCGCAATGCGCAGCAGGCTTACAAGTACGTGCTGGACAAGGGCGCGCAGCCGCTGGAGATTCCGACCGGCCCGATGGAGCTGCGGCTGCCGGCCATCAAGGGCATCGGTGGCGCTCCCGTCTACCTGATCGACCGCTTCGAGGAAGGCTCGTCGATCTACGATATCGACTTCGAGTTTCTCGATGGCGTGGATCCGCACCCCGAGGGCTGCGGCTTCTACGAGATCGATCACCTGACCCACAACGTCTACCGCGGCCGCATGGCCTACTGGGCCGATTACTACACGCGGCTGTTCAACTTCCGTGAGATCCGCTACTTCGATATCAAGGGCGAATACACAGGGCTCACATCCAAGGCCATGACGGCGCCGGACGGCAAGATCCGCATTCCGCTGAACGAGGAGGCGTCCAGCGGCACCGGCCAGATCGAAGAGTTCCTGATGCAGTTCAATGGCGAAGGCATTCAGCACATCGCACTGCGCTGCAACGACCTGCCGGCCTGCGTCGACCGCCTGCGCGAGCGGGGCGTGCCGCTGATGACGGCGCCGCCCGAGACTTATTACGAAATGCTGGAAGAACGCCTGCCGGGCCATGGCGAGCCGGTGCATGAACTGCAGGCACGGGGTATCCTGCTGGATGGCACCACCGGAGGCGGCACGCCGAAGCTGCTGCTGCAGATCTTCTCCAATACCCTGCTGGGGCCGGTATTCTTCGAGTTCATCGAGCGCAAGCAGGATGATGGTTTCGGTGAAGGCAACTTCAAGGCACTGTTTGAATCGATCGAGCGCGATCAGATTCAGCGCGGCGTGATCAAGGGCGACAACTAG
- a CDS encoding CaiB/BaiF CoA transferase family protein: protein MSDLNQNTSTGLPLEGIRVIEFSHMVMGPTCGMILADLGAEVIKIEPPGGEKTRDLPGLGIGFFRSFNRNKKSVVLDTNTPEGVETARALISQCDVVIENFRPGRMDAIGLGYASLSELNPGLIYVSHKGFLPGPYDKRLALDEVVQMMGGLAYMTGPEGRPLRAGASVNDIMGGMFGAIGVLASLQERRRTGRGQEVQSALFENCVFLSSQHMQQYLMTGEAAPPMPSRVSAWSVYDVFTLAHGEQLFIAAVSDKQWCILCELIEAPELLADETLGTNAQRVEVRPALLARLGEILKHHEVAELSAKLEAAGLPYAPIVRPDQLVNDPHLKASGGLVPMMTDTGEETSVTLLPLMLGQRRLQVRRPLPKAGEHTEEVLAALKATNR from the coding sequence ATGAGTGACCTAAACCAGAATACTTCAACCGGCCTGCCGCTCGAAGGCATCCGTGTGATCGAGTTCAGCCACATGGTCATGGGCCCGACCTGCGGCATGATCCTGGCGGATCTGGGTGCAGAGGTGATCAAGATCGAGCCGCCCGGCGGTGAAAAGACCCGTGATCTGCCGGGCCTGGGCATCGGCTTTTTCCGCTCCTTCAACCGCAACAAGAAGAGCGTGGTGCTGGATACCAATACACCGGAAGGCGTGGAGACGGCACGCGCGCTGATCAGCCAGTGTGATGTGGTGATCGAGAACTTCCGCCCCGGGCGCATGGATGCCATTGGCCTGGGCTATGCGTCGCTGTCCGAGCTCAACCCCGGGCTGATCTATGTGTCGCACAAGGGGTTCCTGCCGGGACCCTATGACAAGCGCCTGGCCCTCGACGAAGTGGTGCAGATGATGGGCGGCCTGGCCTACATGACGGGCCCCGAAGGGCGTCCGTTGCGTGCCGGTGCGTCGGTGAACGACATCATGGGCGGCATGTTCGGCGCCATCGGCGTGCTGGCGTCGCTGCAGGAGCGCCGCCGCACTGGTCGCGGTCAGGAGGTGCAAAGTGCGCTGTTCGAGAACTGCGTCTTCCTCAGCTCGCAGCACATGCAGCAGTACCTGATGACCGGGGAAGCGGCGCCGCCGATGCCATCGCGCGTGTCGGCCTGGAGCGTGTACGACGTCTTCACCCTGGCGCATGGCGAGCAGCTGTTCATCGCCGCGGTCAGCGACAAGCAGTGGTGCATTCTGTGCGAACTGATCGAGGCGCCGGAACTGCTGGCCGATGAAACGCTGGGGACCAACGCCCAGCGCGTCGAGGTACGGCCTGCGCTGCTGGCGCGCCTGGGCGAGATACTGAAGCACCACGAGGTTGCTGAACTGTCGGCCAAACTGGAGGCAGCAGGCCTGCCGTACGCCCCCATCGTGCGGCCGGACCAGCTGGTTAACGATCCGCACCTCAAGGCCAGCGGTGGTCTGGTGCCGATGATGACCGATACCGGCGAGGAAACCTCGGTAACGCTGCTGCCGCTGATGCTGGGTCAGCGCCGCCTGCAGGTGCGCCGTCCGTTGCCCAAGGCCGGTGAACATACCGAGGAGGTGCTGGCAGCCCTGAAGGCTACGAACCGGTAA
- the dctP gene encoding TRAP transporter substrate-binding protein DctP — MKNLTTATLATLISGLSLGQAVAAPSETMRCAHQFPPTHSLAVVIDKWASEIETLSDGDIDVQVFPANSLVSDKENIPAVAKGDIECAFALNFAWGRTLPAMLVTTAPFTFGDLDVWRKWPDSKAAAFLEDRLLDKGLKNVTWLFQTNTSVFTSNDKFLKSPDDFKGIKIRGLVPPFNAGLEKMGASPVSMSGGEVYQALSTGVIDAALTDIAAAVSRKYYEVQDHMSVVPVISVYAHGFVNPKWYDGLSAKNQDALSKAGHMAAIWAVDESGAAVADAPAQLEAQGVKLHWTTPQEQQAMADVMLPAFNESFGKWAGEDSEELVKLVQELK; from the coding sequence ATGAAAAATCTAACAACTGCCACCCTCGCTACCCTGATCTCCGGCCTCTCACTGGGGCAGGCCGTCGCCGCACCCTCTGAAACCATGCGCTGTGCGCACCAGTTTCCGCCGACCCACAGTCTGGCGGTGGTGATCGACAAGTGGGCAAGCGAGATTGAAACGCTGTCAGACGGCGATATCGATGTCCAGGTGTTCCCGGCCAACAGTCTGGTGTCCGACAAGGAAAACATTCCGGCGGTCGCCAAGGGTGATATCGAGTGCGCCTTTGCACTCAACTTCGCCTGGGGACGTACGCTGCCGGCGATGCTGGTGACGACGGCACCTTTCACGTTCGGTGATCTGGACGTCTGGAGAAAATGGCCGGATTCCAAGGCGGCCGCTTTCCTCGAAGACCGGTTGCTGGACAAGGGTTTGAAGAATGTTACCTGGCTGTTCCAGACCAACACCTCGGTCTTTACCTCCAACGACAAGTTCCTCAAATCCCCGGACGATTTCAAGGGCATCAAGATTCGCGGGCTGGTACCGCCCTTTAATGCCGGCCTCGAGAAAATGGGCGCCTCGCCGGTGTCCATGTCCGGCGGCGAGGTCTACCAGGCGCTGTCGACGGGTGTTATCGATGCGGCCCTGACCGACATCGCCGCGGCGGTGAGCCGCAAGTACTACGAGGTGCAGGATCACATGTCCGTGGTGCCGGTCATCTCGGTATACGCGCATGGCTTCGTTAACCCGAAATGGTACGACGGCCTGTCCGCCAAGAACCAGGATGCGCTGAGCAAGGCCGGCCATATGGCCGCGATCTGGGCGGTCGACGAGTCGGGTGCGGCCGTTGCCGATGCACCGGCACAGCTGGAAGCCCAGGGGGTGAAACTGCACTGGACAACGCCACAGGAACAGCAGGCTATGGCCGACGTGATGCTGCCCGCGTTTAACGAATCCTTCGGCAAGTGGGCCGGCGAAGATTCCGAAGAACTGGTCAAGCTCGTGCAGGAACTGAAATGA
- a CDS encoding sugar kinase, which yields MSARSLSIACLGECMVELVPAGDSLYRLGFAGDSYNTAYYLKQLLTERAQVSYATALGDDRLSQRMLAQFRADGLDTRLISSLAGQSPGLYLVENDASGERYFQYWREQSAARAMFEGSVGEALLGALVEYDVLYLSGISLAILSRDARQRLLTLLQRSQVRIAFDPNYRPALWSSATEAATVMAQIAACNPTVLTTLDDEHLLHSLDDADQVVDHWLSLGAAEVLVKQGSEGCLISTGRLRVPAEQGIRPLDTTGAGDSFNAGYLAGRLSGLAPQASARLAHRLAAQVIQHRGAILPKETALPAVTDDLMD from the coding sequence ATGAGCGCCAGGTCGCTGTCTATTGCCTGTCTGGGCGAATGCATGGTGGAACTGGTACCAGCAGGAGATAGCCTGTACCGCCTGGGCTTTGCCGGCGACAGCTACAACACCGCCTATTACCTCAAGCAACTGCTGACTGAGCGGGCTCAGGTCAGCTACGCCACGGCGCTGGGCGATGACCGGCTCAGTCAGCGCATGCTGGCGCAATTCCGGGCCGATGGTCTGGATACCCGGCTGATCTCCAGCCTGGCGGGCCAGTCACCCGGCCTCTACCTGGTGGAGAACGATGCCAGCGGCGAGCGCTATTTTCAGTATTGGCGTGAGCAGTCGGCCGCGCGGGCCATGTTCGAGGGCAGCGTCGGCGAAGCGCTGCTGGGGGCCCTGGTCGAATACGATGTGCTGTACCTGTCGGGCATATCACTGGCGATTCTGTCCAGGGATGCACGCCAGCGCCTGCTGACACTGTTGCAACGCAGCCAGGTGCGCATTGCCTTTGACCCCAACTATAGACCCGCGCTCTGGTCATCCGCCACCGAGGCCGCCACCGTTATGGCCCAGATCGCGGCCTGTAACCCCACGGTGCTCACCACCCTGGATGACGAGCATCTGCTGCACAGCCTGGACGATGCCGACCAGGTGGTCGACCACTGGCTGTCCCTGGGGGCTGCCGAAGTGCTGGTAAAACAGGGGAGCGAGGGGTGCCTGATATCCACCGGCAGGCTCAGAGTGCCCGCCGAACAGGGCATCAGGCCGCTGGATACCACAGGTGCCGGCGATTCCTTCAACGCCGGCTACCTGGCCGGGAGACTGTCAGGCCTGGCGCCACAAGCCAGTGCCCGCCTGGCCCACCGTCTGGCCGCCCAGGTTATCCAGCATCGCGGTGCCATCCTGCCCAAAGAGACTGCTCTGCCAGCAGTGACGGACGACCTGATGGATTAA
- a CDS encoding TRAP transporter large permease, which translates to MEVVLLFAIFFVLLLIGVPIAFCLGIASLVYLTLSGIPLTIVPQRLYAGMDTFVLLCIPGFILAGNLMNVGNITDYIIRFSNALLGHIRGGLGLANVGGSMIFGGISGTAVADTASIGAVMIPGMAKSGYDKPFAAAVTAASSTVGPIIPPSVPMIIVGSLSGISVGKMFMAGIIPGILMGLAMMLTTYIIAVRRNYPREPRASLMQILSVGRGAFWALLMTFIILYGIIGGLFTPTEASIIASIYAFIVGMFVYKGLSWNNLPKLLLDTALSASALMILVGMANLFGWILTSEQIPQMLASAIFDISRNPIIVILIINLVLLLVGGFMETIAALIILFPTLLKVAEGIGMDPIHFGIMAVLNLMIGLTTPPVGVCLFVAAGIGELPVTRVVRAIWPFLICNLLVLLLVSYVPAISLWLPSLMD; encoded by the coding sequence ATGGAAGTCGTATTGCTGTTCGCCATTTTTTTTGTGCTGCTGCTTATAGGCGTACCCATCGCCTTCTGCCTGGGCATCGCCTCCCTTGTCTATCTGACACTGTCAGGCATTCCCCTGACCATAGTGCCGCAGCGCCTCTATGCCGGCATGGATACCTTTGTACTGCTGTGTATCCCCGGCTTTATCCTGGCAGGCAACCTGATGAACGTCGGTAACATTACCGACTATATCATCCGTTTCAGCAACGCTCTGCTCGGCCACATCCGTGGCGGCCTTGGTCTCGCCAATGTCGGCGGCTCCATGATATTCGGCGGCATTTCGGGCACCGCCGTAGCTGATACCGCCAGCATCGGTGCTGTCATGATCCCAGGCATGGCCAAAAGTGGCTATGACAAGCCGTTTGCTGCCGCCGTAACGGCCGCGTCCTCAACCGTAGGGCCCATCATTCCACCCAGCGTGCCTATGATCATCGTCGGGTCATTGAGTGGCATTTCAGTCGGCAAGATGTTCATGGCCGGCATCATCCCGGGCATCCTGATGGGACTGGCCATGATGCTAACAACCTACATTATCGCCGTCCGGCGCAATTACCCCCGGGAGCCCCGCGCGTCCCTGATGCAGATTCTCAGTGTCGGCCGCGGTGCCTTCTGGGCACTGCTGATGACCTTCATTATTCTGTATGGCATTATCGGCGGCCTCTTCACCCCCACCGAAGCCTCAATTATTGCCAGCATCTATGCCTTCATTGTGGGCATGTTCGTGTACAAGGGCCTGAGCTGGAACAATCTGCCAAAACTGCTGCTGGATACCGCACTCAGCGCGTCGGCTCTGATGATCCTGGTGGGCATGGCCAACCTCTTCGGCTGGATCCTGACCAGCGAACAGATCCCGCAAATGCTCGCCTCGGCCATCTTCGATATCAGCCGAAACCCCATCATTGTGATCCTGATCATCAACCTGGTCTTGCTGCTGGTGGGCGGCTTCATGGAAACCATTGCCGCCCTCATCATCCTCTTCCCGACCCTGCTCAAGGTGGCCGAAGGCATCGGCATGGACCCTATCCACTTTGGCATCATGGCGGTGCTAAACCTGATGATTGGTCTGACCACCCCACCGGTCGGTGTCTGTTTGTTTGTCGCCGCCGGCATTGGCGAACTGCCGGTCACCCGCGTAGTACGCGCAATCTGGCCATTTCTGATCTGCAACCTGCTGGTGCTGCTACTGGTGTCCTATGTGCCCGCCATATCACTGTGGCTGCCTTCCCTGATGGACTGA
- a CDS encoding gamma carbonic anhydrase family protein: MAIYQYDGQAPDIHEDTYVADQATVIGKVALRAGASVWPQAVLRGDNETIEIGVGSNVQEGAVLHTDMGFPLTLAQDVTIGHQAMLHGCSVGEGSLIGIQAVVLNGAVIGKNCLVGAGALVTEGKVFPDNSLIIGSPAKVVRQLDDKTIAGLKASAEHYVERARLHKRSLKRID, encoded by the coding sequence ATGGCGATCTATCAGTACGACGGTCAGGCACCGGACATTCATGAAGACACCTATGTGGCTGACCAGGCGACAGTCATCGGCAAGGTGGCTCTCAGGGCCGGCGCCAGCGTCTGGCCGCAGGCGGTACTGCGCGGCGATAACGAGACCATCGAGATCGGGGTGGGCAGCAATGTGCAGGAAGGCGCGGTGCTGCATACGGATATGGGTTTCCCGCTGACCCTGGCGCAGGACGTCACTATTGGTCATCAGGCCATGCTGCATGGCTGCAGCGTGGGTGAGGGCTCGTTGATCGGTATTCAGGCCGTGGTGCTGAACGGTGCCGTGATCGGCAAAAACTGCCTGGTGGGGGCCGGCGCCCTAGTGACCGAAGGCAAGGTGTTTCCCGATAACTCCCTCATTATCGGCAGCCCCGCGAAGGTGGTACGCCAGCTCGACGACAAGACTATCGCCGGCCTCAAGGCCAGCGCCGAGCACTATGTTGAACGCGCTCGGCTGCACAAGCGCAGCCTCAAGCGGATCGATTAG
- a CDS encoding hydroxymethylglutaryl-CoA lyase encodes MREPMPAQAQIREVGLRDGLQSLSRVMPTEFKCNWIRQAYEAGMREMEVVSFVPPRLLPQMADSVEVVAFAKTLPGLQVCSLVPNVKGAERAIEAGADLLILPISASFAHSQANVRKTPDEMIDNVRAIVEARNAAGAATRLEAGIGTAFGCALQGEVKESEVLRLAEAALEAGADCISLADTVGYANPAQVRRLFRQVFEIAGDRFVCGHFHDTRGLGLVNVLAALDVGMTRFDASLAGIGGCPFAPGATGNVATEDVVFMLNSMGIDTGIDLEALLKVRAWVGGPLEGESLRGAIHQAGLPKNYKSVPSAA; translated from the coding sequence ATGAGAGAACCCATGCCTGCCCAGGCACAGATCCGCGAAGTCGGCCTGCGTGATGGCCTGCAGAGCCTGTCCCGGGTCATGCCCACAGAGTTCAAATGCAACTGGATCCGCCAGGCCTATGAGGCCGGCATGCGCGAGATGGAGGTTGTCTCCTTCGTGCCGCCCAGGCTGCTGCCGCAGATGGCCGACAGTGTCGAGGTCGTGGCCTTCGCCAAGACGCTGCCGGGTCTGCAGGTCTGCTCCCTGGTACCCAACGTCAAGGGCGCCGAACGGGCCATCGAGGCCGGTGCCGATCTGCTGATCCTGCCCATCTCCGCCAGCTTCGCCCACAGCCAGGCGAACGTGCGCAAAACCCCCGACGAGATGATCGACAACGTGCGTGCCATCGTTGAGGCGCGTAACGCTGCCGGCGCCGCAACCCGGCTGGAAGCCGGCATCGGTACCGCGTTCGGCTGTGCCCTCCAGGGCGAGGTGAAAGAATCTGAAGTGCTGCGCCTGGCCGAAGCGGCGCTCGAGGCCGGTGCCGACTGCATCAGCCTGGCCGATACCGTTGGCTATGCCAACCCGGCGCAGGTGCGACGCCTGTTCCGCCAGGTGTTCGAAATCGCCGGCGATCGCTTCGTGTGCGGCCATTTCCACGATACCCGCGGCCTCGGGCTGGTCAACGTGCTGGCGGCGCTGGATGTCGGCATGACCCGTTTCGATGCGTCGCTGGCCGGCATCGGCGGCTGTCCGTTTGCACCCGGTGCCACCGGCAATGTCGCCACCGAGGATGTCGTCTTCATGCTGAACAGCATGGGCATCGATACCGGCATCGACCTCGAGGCGCTGCTCAAGGTGCGCGCCTGGGTGGGTGGCCCGCTCGAGGGCGAGAGCCTGCGCGGCGCCATCCATCAGGCAGGACTACCGAAAAACTACAAATCTGTGCCTTCTGCTGCCTGA
- the uxuA gene encoding mannonate dehydratase — protein sequence MKHTWRWFGPSDDITLSDIRQAGASGIVTALHDIPNGEVWPLEDIQARKAMIEAAGLQWSVVESIPVHEDIKRRCGNYAQYIAAYQQSLRNLAACGIDTVCYNFMPMLDWTRTDLAYELPDGSRALRFDQTAFAAFELYILKRPGAEASYSADEQAAARAYLENLSQEGRDSLVATIIAGLPGAEESYTLDDFQLALTAYRDIDKDQLRTHLQLFLEAIIPVAEACGIRMAIHPDDPPRPILGLPRIVSTAQDVEWLIETVPSRANGITFCTGSYGVRADNDLSSMARTFADRIYFTHLRSTEREQTPGSFHEASHLDGDANLLDVIRILLQEEQRREQAGDLPAIPMRPDHGHQIMDDLRKNVKPGYSALGRMKGLAELRGAELAIKRYVLGGHSS from the coding sequence ATGAAACATACCTGGCGCTGGTTCGGACCCAGTGACGACATTACCCTCAGCGATATCCGCCAGGCCGGTGCCAGCGGCATAGTCACCGCCCTGCATGATATCCCCAACGGCGAGGTGTGGCCGCTGGAGGATATCCAGGCGCGCAAGGCCATGATCGAGGCCGCAGGACTGCAATGGTCGGTGGTCGAGAGCATTCCGGTACATGAAGATATCAAGCGGCGCTGTGGCAATTACGCCCAGTACATCGCCGCCTATCAGCAAAGCCTGCGCAATCTGGCGGCCTGCGGCATCGATACTGTCTGTTACAACTTCATGCCCATGCTGGACTGGACACGCACGGATCTGGCCTACGAACTGCCCGACGGCTCCCGTGCCCTGCGTTTTGACCAGACCGCCTTTGCCGCCTTTGAACTCTACATTCTCAAACGCCCGGGCGCTGAGGCCAGTTACAGTGCCGATGAGCAGGCCGCCGCAAGGGCTTACCTGGAAAACCTGAGCCAGGAGGGTCGCGACAGCCTGGTGGCCACCATTATCGCCGGCCTGCCAGGTGCAGAGGAAAGCTATACCCTGGATGATTTCCAGCTCGCCCTGACGGCTTACCGGGATATCGACAAGGATCAGCTGCGCACCCATCTGCAGCTGTTCCTGGAAGCCATAATCCCGGTAGCCGAAGCATGCGGCATCCGCATGGCCATACACCCGGATGATCCACCGCGCCCTATTCTCGGCCTGCCGCGCATTGTCTCCACGGCACAGGACGTGGAATGGCTGATCGAAACCGTCCCCTCCAGAGCCAACGGCATTACCTTCTGCACCGGTTCCTACGGCGTGCGGGCAGACAACGATCTCAGCTCAATGGCCCGGACCTTTGCCGATCGTATCTACTTCACCCACCTGAGATCCACCGAACGGGAACAGACGCCTGGCAGCTTTCATGAAGCCTCGCACCTGGATGGCGATGCCAACCTGCTGGATGTAATCCGCATTCTGCTGCAGGAAGAACAGCGCCGCGAACAGGCCGGTGACCTGCCCGCCATTCCCATGCGGCCCGATCACGGCCACCAGATCATGGATGACCTGCGAAAGAACGTGAAGCCGGGATACTCGGCGCTGGGACGCATGAAGGGACTGGCCGAATTGCGCGGTGCGGAACTGGCCATCAAGCGCTATGTGCTGGGGGGACACTCGTCATGA